The following coding sequences are from one Natrarchaeobaculum sulfurireducens window:
- a CDS encoding universal stress protein gives MYQNVLIPTDGGDGTRRSIEHGLTLADRFDATVHALSVVPEGPFGTFEGERATVAAERAIEQVAIEADTHGIEAATAVEYGIPHEEILAYVDANDVDVIVMGTQGRTGLDRVLVGSVTERIVRMADVPVVTVKLTDDLRIQDSDEVERIATAEANQAGYDDVTVIDDPHRTSASWVVSLEADGDSVQVHVDAVSGESRIARSQDTERSK, from the coding sequence ATGTACCAGAACGTCCTGATTCCCACGGATGGGGGCGATGGGACCCGTCGGTCTATCGAACATGGATTGACGCTCGCAGACCGGTTCGACGCGACAGTTCATGCCCTGTCTGTCGTTCCAGAGGGGCCGTTCGGGACGTTCGAAGGCGAGCGTGCGACGGTGGCAGCTGAGCGTGCAATCGAACAGGTCGCGATCGAAGCGGACACACACGGTATCGAGGCCGCAACGGCGGTCGAATACGGCATCCCTCACGAGGAGATCCTCGCCTACGTCGACGCGAACGACGTGGACGTGATCGTCATGGGAACTCAGGGTCGAACGGGCCTCGATCGTGTCCTCGTGGGCAGCGTCACCGAACGAATCGTCCGCATGGCGGACGTCCCGGTTGTGACCGTCAAACTCACCGACGATCTCCGGATTCAGGACAGCGACGAGGTCGAGCGAATCGCGACAGCCGAGGCCAACCAGGCAGGCTACGACGACGTCACCGTCATCGACGACCCACACCGAACGTCTGCTTCCTGGGTGGTTTCCCTCGAGGCCGACGGAGACTCCGTTCAGGTCCACGTCGACGCCGTCTCCGGTGAGTCACGGATCGCGAGATCACAGGATACCGAGCGGTCGAAGTAG
- a CDS encoding universal stress protein, producing the protein MYRVLLTADERRSRVRAQAEAIVKGAADDHVVDILHVHQEVSLPDAEWAVGGFFETYAEEMADVIREVDRLPASVEAAIEVLEDAGMAYAVHETVGTPAETIIDAAAELDSDEIVLGVSKHTPVGKVLFGSVAQAVILDTDRPVLVVPNETR; encoded by the coding sequence ATGTACCGGGTGTTGCTCACCGCTGATGAGAGACGGTCGCGGGTCCGCGCACAGGCCGAGGCGATCGTCAAGGGTGCGGCCGACGACCACGTGGTCGATATCCTCCACGTCCATCAGGAGGTCTCGCTGCCCGACGCCGAGTGGGCGGTCGGCGGCTTCTTCGAGACGTACGCCGAGGAGATGGCCGACGTGATCCGGGAGGTCGATCGGCTTCCAGCATCGGTCGAGGCCGCTATTGAAGTCCTCGAGGACGCCGGGATGGCGTACGCGGTCCACGAGACCGTTGGAACGCCCGCCGAGACGATCATCGATGCCGCAGCGGAACTCGACAGCGACGAGATCGTCCTCGGCGTCTCGAAACACACTCCGGTCGGGAAGGTGCTGTTCGGTAGCGTTGCACAGGCAGTGATCCTCGACACTGACCGGCCAGTGTTGGTCGTCCCCAACGAGACACGGTGA
- a CDS encoding MATE family efflux transporter produces the protein MSQSRDRAVDVTDGELFKPLMVLSAPIVASQLLNVGYNLADTYWVGRLGGDAIAALSFSWAVVFLMISVGGGLTVAGTVLIAQHKGAENFRKASHVAGQTLSFVTIVALAFAAVGYVATPWLMQLIGAEPGTDAFVYAVGYTRIMFIGIAFMFWFFIFDALSRGWGDTRTPLYLMAVSVALNVIIDPFLILGFQENPLFAWVGATDLEASLYAATGFDGWGVEGAAVATIISRGVAAAAGLTMLFTGRVGLEPSRSDLWLDWGTVRRIFDIGAPIATEQGFRAFGITVLTAIIALVGTEAVAAYGIVTRLSSLLFMPALGLARGTETVVGQNLGARQVDRARRAVTLSSIVIVAAFTVAIAIAYPLAEPIAAVFIEDGTENAAQVVEYAAAYVLIAGPSYLFLGVFQILLGGLRGSGSTRAAMVLSIQELWVWRLPIAVVCVTILGMGVIGVWYAIAISYVVSAIVTAVWFLRGTWTDAVVEEGTPSTTGD, from the coding sequence ATGAGTCAGTCTCGAGATCGCGCGGTGGACGTCACCGATGGGGAGCTGTTCAAGCCGTTGATGGTGCTTTCGGCTCCGATTGTCGCCTCACAGTTGCTCAACGTCGGGTACAATCTGGCGGATACGTACTGGGTCGGCCGACTCGGCGGTGACGCCATTGCAGCCCTGTCGTTCTCGTGGGCCGTTGTCTTCCTGATGATCAGCGTCGGCGGCGGGCTCACCGTCGCCGGGACGGTGCTCATCGCCCAGCACAAGGGAGCCGAGAACTTCCGGAAGGCGAGTCACGTCGCGGGACAGACTCTCTCGTTCGTGACGATTGTTGCACTGGCGTTCGCCGCCGTCGGCTACGTCGCGACGCCGTGGCTCATGCAGTTGATCGGCGCGGAACCCGGAACGGACGCGTTCGTCTACGCCGTCGGCTACACCCGAATCATGTTCATCGGTATCGCGTTCATGTTCTGGTTTTTCATCTTCGATGCCCTCTCGAGAGGCTGGGGCGACACCCGAACACCGCTGTATCTGATGGCCGTCAGTGTCGCGCTCAACGTCATCATTGACCCGTTTCTGATCCTCGGCTTTCAGGAGAACCCGCTGTTCGCCTGGGTGGGCGCGACCGACCTCGAGGCGTCGCTGTACGCCGCGACCGGCTTCGACGGCTGGGGGGTCGAAGGCGCTGCCGTAGCGACGATCATCTCCCGTGGCGTGGCCGCGGCGGCCGGGCTCACGATGCTGTTTACCGGCCGCGTGGGGCTCGAGCCGTCGCGTTCCGACCTGTGGCTCGACTGGGGGACGGTTCGACGTATCTTCGACATCGGGGCACCGATCGCGACCGAGCAAGGATTTCGCGCGTTCGGCATCACCGTCCTGACCGCGATCATCGCCCTCGTCGGAACGGAAGCCGTCGCCGCCTACGGTATCGTGACGCGGCTTTCCTCGTTGCTGTTCATGCCCGCGCTGGGACTGGCCCGCGGCACCGAGACCGTCGTCGGACAAAATCTCGGGGCCAGACAGGTCGATCGCGCCAGGCGAGCCGTCACGCTCAGCTCGATCGTCATCGTCGCCGCGTTCACGGTTGCCATCGCCATCGCGTATCCGCTCGCCGAACCGATCGCCGCCGTCTTCATCGAGGATGGAACCGAAAACGCAGCGCAAGTCGTCGAGTACGCCGCTGCCTACGTCCTCATCGCCGGTCCGTCGTACCTCTTTCTCGGCGTCTTCCAGATCCTGCTGGGCGGGCTCCGTGGCAGCGGGTCGACGCGCGCTGCGATGGTGCTCTCGATCCAGGAGCTGTGGGTCTGGCGTCTCCCGATCGCCGTCGTCTGCGTCACGATTCTGGGGATGGGTGTAATCGGCGTCTGGTACGCCATTGCGATTTCCTACGTCGTTTCGGCGATCGTTACGGCGGTCTGGTTCCTCCGTGGAACCTGGACTGACGCCGTCGTCGAGGAAGGCACACCGTCGACGACAGGGGACTGA